AATATGTTTGGCTTTTATCACAGTTACATGAAATCAGAGGTAAAAAGTTCTTAGATATTGGAACAGGCCTCTCTCCATTACCTATCCACCTGGCTCAACAAGGGGCCGAGGTATATACAGTCGATTTTTTTAAAGAAAAGGATCGCTATTGGGGAGCTGATCGTTCTCAGTGGTATGAATGGGGCTTTATCGATTATCATCCCATTCATCCCAACATCATCTCTTACCATGCCGACGTAAATCAGCTGCAGTTTGGTGAAAGCGAGTTTGATTGCATCTATTCCATCAGCTCTGTAGAACATATTGACGCCTCAGCACGAAGAAAGATTTGGGAGAATGCACATACTTGGCTAAAACCTGAAGGACAGTTATTACTTACCGTCGATATCATTAAAAATAGCACCTCTCTTCACAATTACTTTCTCGATGTGTTCGTAGAAGATCCCAACCTTCACGGCAATATTGACGCTCTTATCCATGAATTAAATGCCTTCACCTTACACGATGTACAATTTACATGTAATATTCCACAACTGGACGAGGTTGATATTGTTAGTTTAGCTTGTACAAAGTAACAGTACGAATCAGTGCCCCTAAGGCATCTCTACACTGCCTGTTGGGGCACATCTTTATTGGAGGCGCGATGTCTGCTTCAACTCCTGATACAATTGACCCACCTTTTGTGCAATCCCATCCCATTGGTACTTCCATTGAAGTTCCCGGTAAGCTGTTTCAATCCACGTCGTTAGCTCCGGTGGTTGCTGAAGTACCTCACATATTTGATCAAACAACGATTCCACATGACCCGTAATCACAGTAAGCCCATTAACACGATGTTTCACTATTTCCTTTAGCCCTCCTGTATGAGAAACAATAACGGGGACTCGATGCGCCATCGCTTCTAAGACAACGATTCCAAACGGCTCATAGAAACTTGGAAGAACAAATACATCCGCACATCTATACAGTCGCTCTTTCTCTAACTCATCTACATGACCTAAGAACATTACCTTT
This sequence is a window from Mechercharimyces sp. CAU 1602. Protein-coding genes within it:
- a CDS encoding bifunctional 2-polyprenyl-6-hydroxyphenol methylase/3-demethylubiquinol 3-O-methyltransferase UbiG, with translation MRSKQDISESLLEKLRTESINPLLLDRLVYLSRQYFAFFTKHTSRAYEYVWLLSQLHEIRGKKFLDIGTGLSPLPIHLAQQGAEVYTVDFFKEKDRYWGADRSQWYEWGFIDYHPIHPNIISYHADVNQLQFGESEFDCIYSISSVEHIDASARRKIWENAHTWLKPEGQLLLTVDIIKNSTSLHNYFLDVFVEDPNLHGNIDALIHELNAFTLHDVQFTCNIPQLDEVDIVSLACTK